The following coding sequences lie in one Nocardioides sambongensis genomic window:
- a CDS encoding ATP-dependent DNA helicase: protein MSAEPSESTPSSPVRDTLAAAVSALGGQQRDGQVTMAEAVAAAMTDRRHLLVQAGTGTGKSLGYLVPALLHDDRVVVATATLALQHQLVERDLPRLIEAVGTRPGVDSSFAVLKGRSNYACLHRVREGAPDDQGELIRSEDALGAMGKKVLELREWAEEQASASGSGEKDAAPRHTEKEWRQVSVSHRECLGAAKCPFGEECFAERAKEKAQRSHLIVTNHSLLAIDAVEGVPMIPDYDTVVIDEAHELVARVTQAATDELWVAEVERTARRAMRHADGEAPNDLADAADALRDAIAEARPGRFDVVPEELADALTLVRDAARACVSAFPKQKADEADAAFTQAKGAVQELFATTERMAAGSDADVLWLTEGTDRLPPRLCIAPLQVWGQMRDKLLTDKTAVMTSATLMLGGDFNSVATGVGLKPTERAEPGSPVGEVREGVEPWIGIDAGSPFDYPRQGILYVARHLPPPGRDGLGSAQLDEIVELVDAADGRALGLFSSRRAAETAAEEVRRRLPHLTTLAQGDAQLPELARQFVADPYTILFGTLGLWQGLDVPGDTCQLVIIDRIPFPRPDDPLMSARQRAADKAGGNGFMQVAATHAALLLAQGAGRLIRTHADRGVVAVLDPRLATARYGGFLKASLPAMWPTTDPQVVRKALARLAGSTSA from the coding sequence GTGTCCGCCGAGCCCTCCGAGTCAACCCCGAGCAGCCCGGTCCGCGACACTCTGGCGGCCGCGGTCAGCGCACTGGGCGGCCAGCAGCGCGACGGCCAGGTGACGATGGCCGAGGCCGTCGCTGCCGCGATGACGGACCGACGGCACCTGCTGGTCCAGGCCGGCACCGGCACCGGCAAGTCGCTGGGCTACCTGGTGCCCGCGCTGCTGCACGACGACCGGGTGGTGGTGGCCACCGCGACCCTCGCCCTCCAGCACCAGCTGGTCGAGCGGGACCTGCCGCGGCTGATCGAGGCCGTGGGCACCCGCCCCGGCGTCGACAGCTCCTTCGCGGTCCTCAAGGGCCGCTCCAACTACGCCTGCCTGCACCGGGTCCGTGAGGGCGCGCCGGACGACCAGGGCGAGCTGATCCGCTCCGAGGATGCGCTCGGAGCGATGGGCAAGAAGGTCCTCGAGCTGCGTGAGTGGGCCGAGGAGCAGGCGTCCGCGAGCGGCTCGGGGGAGAAGGACGCCGCACCACGACACACCGAGAAGGAGTGGCGCCAGGTCAGCGTCAGCCACCGGGAGTGCCTGGGAGCGGCGAAGTGCCCCTTCGGGGAGGAGTGCTTCGCCGAGCGGGCCAAGGAGAAGGCGCAGCGCTCGCACCTGATCGTCACCAACCACTCCCTGCTCGCGATCGACGCCGTCGAGGGCGTCCCGATGATCCCCGACTACGACACCGTGGTGATCGACGAGGCCCACGAGCTGGTCGCCCGGGTCACCCAGGCGGCCACCGACGAGCTGTGGGTCGCCGAGGTGGAGCGGACCGCGCGCCGAGCGATGCGGCACGCCGACGGTGAGGCCCCGAACGACCTGGCCGATGCCGCCGACGCCCTCCGCGATGCCATCGCCGAGGCGCGGCCGGGACGCTTCGACGTCGTACCGGAGGAGCTGGCGGACGCGCTGACGCTGGTCCGGGATGCCGCGCGGGCCTGCGTCTCGGCGTTCCCGAAGCAGAAGGCCGACGAGGCCGACGCGGCCTTCACCCAGGCCAAGGGCGCGGTCCAGGAGCTCTTCGCGACGACCGAGCGGATGGCCGCGGGCTCCGACGCCGACGTCCTGTGGCTCACCGAGGGCACCGACCGGCTGCCGCCGCGGCTCTGCATCGCACCGCTCCAGGTGTGGGGCCAGATGCGGGACAAGCTGCTGACCGACAAGACCGCGGTGATGACCTCCGCGACGTTGATGCTGGGTGGGGACTTCAACTCGGTGGCCACCGGCGTCGGACTGAAGCCGACCGAGCGCGCCGAGCCGGGATCGCCGGTCGGGGAGGTCCGTGAGGGCGTCGAGCCGTGGATCGGCATCGACGCGGGCAGTCCGTTCGACTACCCCCGCCAGGGCATCCTGTACGTCGCGCGCCACCTGCCCCCGCCCGGGCGGGACGGGCTCGGCTCCGCCCAGCTGGACGAGATCGTCGAGCTGGTCGACGCCGCCGACGGCCGTGCGCTGGGGCTCTTCTCCAGCCGCCGCGCCGCGGAGACCGCCGCCGAGGAGGTACGCCGCCGCCTGCCGCACCTGACCACGCTGGCCCAGGGAGACGCTCAGTTGCCGGAGCTCGCTCGGCAGTTCGTGGCCGACCCGTACACCATCCTGTTCGGCACGCTCGGCCTCTGGCAGGGCCTCGACGTCCCCGGCGACACCTGCCAGCTGGTGATCATCGACCGGATCCCGTTCCCGCGTCCCGACGATCCGTTGATGAGCGCCCGTCAGCGGGCCGCCGACAAGGCGGGCGGCAACGGGTTCATGCAGGTGGCGGCGACCCATGCGGCCCTGCTGCTGGCCCAGGGGGCCGGCCGGCTGATCCGCACGCACGCGGACCGCGGAGTGGTCGCGGTGCTCGACCCCCGTCTGGCCACCGCGCGCTACGGCGGCTTCCTCAAGGCGAGCCTGCCGGCGATGTGGCCGACCACCGACCCCCAGGTGGTGCGCAAAGCGCTGGCCAGGCTGGCCGGCTCGACCAGCGCCTGA
- a CDS encoding ABC transporter permease, with product MSTDVAPRTRPLPAHARSPLGRFLTAATTPGGAIYVLALVLLVATVIANPNFGDPGVLIRFLGRTAPIAIAAIGQYYVIVAGEFDLSMGAVIAAQVVIAGNFIGDDTGRNVTGLLLMFALGAGIGLLNGLLTTLLRVPSFIVTLAMMLALLGLVRYLSGGAADAPPNDDFRQIGRGVIEDVPVVEVVPYPLIVLVVLAAAAVWLMRRPYGRTLLAVGDNPAAARISGARTWWVTTRAFVLSSLAATVSGILLVGYAGVHPTVGEGYEFAAITAVVLGGVVLGGGRGWVLSAVAGAFALELLFTLLTVLEVASTWRDTVQGLIIIVAVAFAARAWTVGRRPATSPPGSPGRTSGPSTTDEPTVGPTTGGI from the coding sequence ATGAGCACCGACGTCGCGCCACGGACCCGCCCGCTGCCCGCACACGCCCGCTCCCCGCTGGGCCGCTTCCTCACCGCGGCGACCACGCCGGGTGGCGCGATCTACGTGCTGGCGCTGGTGCTGCTGGTCGCCACCGTCATCGCCAACCCCAACTTCGGCGACCCGGGGGTGCTGATCCGCTTCCTGGGTCGCACCGCGCCGATCGCGATCGCCGCGATCGGTCAGTACTACGTGATCGTGGCCGGCGAGTTCGACCTCTCGATGGGCGCGGTGATCGCGGCGCAGGTGGTGATCGCCGGCAACTTCATCGGCGACGACACCGGCCGCAACGTCACCGGCCTGCTGCTGATGTTCGCGCTGGGCGCCGGGATCGGGCTGCTCAACGGCCTGCTGACCACCCTGCTGCGGGTGCCGAGCTTCATCGTCACCCTTGCGATGATGCTGGCCCTGCTCGGCCTGGTCCGCTACCTCTCCGGCGGCGCCGCCGACGCGCCACCCAACGACGACTTCCGCCAGATCGGACGCGGCGTGATCGAGGACGTCCCGGTGGTCGAGGTGGTCCCCTACCCGCTGATCGTGCTGGTGGTGCTCGCCGCCGCGGCGGTGTGGCTGATGCGCCGCCCCTATGGACGCACCCTGCTGGCCGTCGGCGACAACCCGGCCGCAGCCAGGATCTCGGGGGCCCGCACCTGGTGGGTCACCACCCGCGCGTTCGTGCTCTCCTCCCTGGCCGCCACCGTCTCTGGCATCCTGCTGGTCGGCTACGCCGGGGTGCACCCCACCGTCGGCGAGGGCTACGAGTTCGCGGCGATCACCGCGGTCGTGCTCGGCGGCGTGGTGCTCGGCGGCGGACGCGGCTGGGTGCTCTCCGCGGTCGCCGGCGCCTTCGCCCTCGAGCTCCTCTTCACCCTGCTCACCGTGCTCGAGGTCGCCTCGACCTGGCGCGACACCGTGCAGGGCCTGATCATCATCGTCGCCGTCGCCTTCGCCGCCCGGGCCTGGACCGTGGGCCGGCGCCCTGCGACGTCGCCACCAGGTTCCCCGGGACGCACCAGCGGACCCAGTACCACCGACGAGCCCACCGTGGGCCCGACAACAGGAGGCATTTGA
- a CDS encoding sugar ABC transporter ATP-binding protein → MTRSPSSPDATIDPTATGAQAPVLLRARGLTKSFVGHTVLADVDLDLRAGQVHGLVGENGAGKSTLMKILAGVHVADRGSVELDGQPVTFHHPLQAQHAGISTVFQEFNLLPERSVAQNLWLGREPRRRGLVDVARMHRDTQDLLDQLGVDGLRPQQSVRSLSVAEQQVVEIAKAVSYDARIISMDEPTAALADHEVQLLYRIIGELTGRGVAILYVSHRLKEIFDLCDTITVLKDGRQVTTRAADDLDGSELIRLMVGREMSAFFPDPAPGTEVGEPRLELRAAGNGYVDGVDLTLRAGEIVGIAGLQGSGRTELMEAVFGVQPFTRGEMRVGGRPVRPGSPRAAVRAGLALITEDRKATGLALNQSILDNALGPVRAVFPFRTPRARREVPGLLSNMAVAARALDQEVQFLSGGNQQKVVLGRWLVTEPRVMLMDEPTRGIDVGAKHAIYELMRVLAAEGVAVLMVSSELPEVIGMSDRILVMRDGRVAGELPAGSSEETVLQLATGASAAAGEEVGP, encoded by the coding sequence GTGACCCGCTCACCGTCGAGCCCCGACGCCACGATCGACCCGACCGCGACCGGCGCGCAGGCGCCGGTGCTGCTCCGCGCCCGCGGCCTGACCAAGTCGTTCGTCGGCCACACCGTGCTCGCCGACGTGGACCTCGACCTGCGGGCCGGCCAGGTGCACGGACTGGTCGGTGAGAACGGGGCGGGCAAGTCGACCCTGATGAAGATCCTCGCCGGCGTGCACGTGGCCGACCGCGGCTCCGTCGAGCTGGACGGGCAGCCGGTGACGTTCCACCACCCGCTGCAGGCCCAGCACGCCGGCATCTCCACGGTCTTCCAGGAGTTCAACCTGCTGCCCGAGCGCTCCGTCGCCCAGAACCTCTGGCTCGGCCGCGAGCCGCGCCGGCGCGGCCTGGTCGACGTGGCCCGGATGCACCGCGACACCCAGGACCTGCTCGACCAGCTCGGCGTCGACGGTCTCCGGCCGCAGCAGTCGGTGCGCAGCCTCTCGGTCGCCGAGCAGCAGGTCGTCGAGATCGCCAAGGCCGTCTCCTACGACGCACGCATCATATCCATGGACGAGCCGACCGCCGCGCTGGCCGATCACGAGGTGCAGCTGCTCTACCGGATCATCGGGGAGCTCACCGGGCGCGGGGTGGCCATCCTCTACGTCTCGCACCGACTCAAGGAGATCTTCGACCTCTGCGACACCATCACGGTGCTCAAGGACGGCCGGCAGGTGACCACCCGGGCCGCGGACGACCTCGACGGCAGCGAGCTGATCCGGCTGATGGTGGGCCGGGAGATGAGCGCGTTCTTCCCCGACCCCGCCCCCGGCACCGAGGTCGGCGAGCCGCGCCTCGAGCTGCGCGCCGCCGGCAACGGGTACGTCGACGGGGTCGACCTCACCCTGCGCGCCGGGGAGATCGTGGGGATCGCCGGCCTCCAGGGCTCGGGCCGCACGGAGCTGATGGAGGCGGTCTTCGGCGTCCAGCCCTTCACCCGCGGTGAGATGCGGGTCGGCGGGCGTCCGGTGCGTCCGGGGTCACCGCGCGCCGCGGTCCGCGCCGGGCTGGCGCTGATCACCGAGGACCGCAAGGCCACCGGCCTCGCGCTGAACCAGTCGATCCTGGACAACGCGCTGGGTCCGGTGCGCGCGGTCTTCCCGTTCCGGACCCCGCGGGCGCGGCGCGAGGTGCCCGGGCTGCTCTCCAACATGGCCGTCGCCGCTCGCGCGCTGGACCAGGAGGTGCAGTTCCTCTCCGGGGGCAACCAGCAGAAGGTGGTGCTGGGCCGGTGGCTGGTGACCGAGCCGCGGGTGATGCTGATGGACGAGCCCACCCGCGGCATCGACGTCGGCGCCAAGCACGCCATCTACGAGCTGATGCGGGTGCTGGCCGCCGAGGGCGTCGCGGTGCTGATGGTCTCCTCCGAGCTGCCCGAGGTGATCGGGATGTCGGACCGGATCCTGGTGATGCGCGACGGCCGGGTGGCCGGGGAGCTGCCCGCCGGGTCCAGCGAGGAGACGGTGCTGCAGCTGGCCACCGGGGCGAGCGCGGCGGCCGGCGAGGAGGTGGGCCCGTGA
- a CDS encoding ROK family transcriptional regulator, which yields MRASDVFDLLRDGRPRTRAQLAEVTGLARSTVSARLEALMALGLVVPVEGVSTGGRPPALLTFNPGARVVVGVDLGATHARAAIADLDGRVLAERGTALDIAEGPDPVLAWVEQAIRALLAEQRRPLADLAAVGIGLPGPVEHSTGRAINPPIMPGWDRYDVPAAVQRAFAVPVLVDNDVNVMALGEQHAHLRDTTDLVFIKVGTGIGAGIISGGALQRGAQGTAGDLGHVQVARAGEVTCRCGNQGCLEAIAAVPAVAAAVRAAGVEVPGDHDVVALVRAGDQSAVQAVRQAGRDLGEVLATLVNLVNPSSIVIGGSLASAGEGLLAGIREVVYRRSLPLATEHLQITTSRAGERAGVIGAAALAIGHVLAPESIDGAVEGGAPGAPLAAHA from the coding sequence GTGCGCGCCAGTGACGTCTTCGACCTGCTCAGGGACGGTCGGCCGCGCACCCGGGCCCAGCTCGCCGAGGTCACCGGCCTCGCCCGGTCCACCGTGTCGGCGCGCCTCGAGGCACTGATGGCACTGGGGCTGGTGGTGCCGGTCGAGGGCGTGTCCACCGGTGGTCGCCCGCCCGCCCTGCTCACCTTCAACCCCGGCGCCCGGGTCGTCGTCGGCGTCGACCTCGGCGCCACCCACGCCCGGGCCGCGATCGCGGACCTGGACGGGCGGGTGCTGGCCGAGCGCGGCACCGCGCTCGACATCGCCGAGGGTCCGGACCCGGTGCTGGCCTGGGTGGAGCAGGCCATCCGCGCGCTGCTCGCCGAGCAGCGGCGACCGCTGGCCGACCTGGCCGCGGTCGGGATCGGCCTGCCCGGTCCGGTGGAGCACTCCACCGGCCGCGCCATCAACCCGCCGATCATGCCGGGCTGGGACCGGTACGACGTGCCGGCGGCCGTGCAGCGCGCCTTCGCCGTCCCGGTGCTGGTGGACAACGACGTGAACGTGATGGCGCTGGGCGAGCAGCACGCCCACCTGCGCGACACCACCGACCTGGTCTTCATCAAGGTCGGCACCGGCATCGGCGCCGGGATCATCTCCGGCGGCGCCCTGCAGCGCGGTGCCCAGGGCACCGCCGGCGACCTCGGCCACGTCCAGGTCGCCCGGGCCGGCGAGGTGACCTGCCGGTGCGGGAACCAGGGCTGCCTGGAGGCGATCGCCGCGGTGCCCGCGGTGGCGGCCGCGGTGCGGGCCGCCGGTGTCGAGGTGCCCGGCGACCACGACGTGGTGGCGCTGGTGCGCGCCGGGGACCAGTCCGCCGTGCAGGCGGTGCGGCAGGCCGGCCGCGACCTCGGCGAGGTGCTGGCGACCCTGGTGAACCTGGTCAACCCCTCCTCGATCGTGATCGGAGGGTCGTTGGCGAGCGCCGGTGAGGGGCTCCTCGCCGGCATCCGCGAGGTCGTCTACCGTCGCTCGCTGCCGCTGGCCACCGAGCACCTGCAGATCACCACGTCCCGCGCCGGCGAGCGCGCGGGTGTGATCGGTGCGGCGGCGCTCGCGATCGGGCACGTGCTGGCGCCCGAGTCGATCGACGGCGCGGTCGAGGGCGGTGCCCCCGGCGCACCACTCGCCGCCCACGCCTGA
- a CDS encoding ABC transporter permease, with protein MSSSTSGRLHGLTSTGIVGLVLVGAVVLGTILTALEGRNFFSTGNLRDILTAMSILGLIAIGQTLVVLGGSLDLSVPFVASLTGVVAGGVMAGESGNMVPGVVVGLGVAAVVGLVNGFVVSVLKVHGFIASLGTGLIISGYLATNYQGNHGSAPQSFRMIGISFVGPLPVSTLLMLACAAGAVLLLRRTRLGHHLYAVGGDAEVARLSGIRTTIPLLAAHVLCSVLAGCAGLLLLARLSVGNPNVGSQGQYDLMSIAAVVLGGTLLAGGKGNVTGTIAGVAIFAVMDNVMAVMQVDPFLRNVVRGVVIVAAVAVYARREIDRRPARFDRPGVLDSALEEAR; from the coding sequence GTGAGCAGCAGCACCAGCGGTCGCCTGCACGGCCTGACCTCGACCGGCATCGTCGGCCTGGTCCTGGTCGGCGCGGTCGTCCTCGGCACGATCCTGACCGCGCTGGAGGGCCGGAACTTCTTCTCCACCGGCAACCTGCGCGACATCCTCACCGCGATGAGCATCCTGGGCCTCATCGCGATCGGACAGACGCTCGTCGTGCTCGGCGGCAGCCTGGACCTCTCCGTGCCGTTCGTGGCCAGCCTGACCGGGGTGGTCGCCGGCGGCGTCATGGCCGGCGAGAGCGGCAACATGGTCCCCGGCGTGGTGGTCGGCCTCGGCGTCGCCGCGGTCGTCGGACTGGTCAACGGGTTCGTGGTCAGCGTGCTCAAGGTGCACGGCTTCATCGCCAGCCTCGGCACCGGCCTGATCATCAGCGGCTACCTGGCGACCAACTACCAGGGCAACCACGGCTCGGCGCCGCAGTCGTTCCGGATGATCGGGATCTCCTTCGTCGGTCCGCTGCCGGTCTCGACGCTGCTGATGCTGGCCTGCGCCGCCGGGGCGGTGCTGCTGCTGCGTCGTACCCGGCTGGGCCACCACCTCTACGCCGTGGGCGGGGACGCCGAGGTCGCCCGCCTCTCCGGGATCCGTACGACGATCCCGCTGCTGGCCGCCCACGTGCTCTGCTCGGTCCTCGCCGGGTGCGCCGGGCTGCTGCTGCTCGCCCGGCTCTCGGTGGGCAACCCGAACGTGGGGAGCCAGGGCCAGTACGACCTGATGTCGATCGCCGCGGTGGTGCTCGGCGGCACCCTGCTCGCCGGCGGCAAGGGCAACGTCACCGGCACCATCGCCGGCGTCGCGATCTTCGCGGTGATGGACAACGTGATGGCCGTGATGCAGGTCGACCCGTTCCTGCGCAACGTGGTGCGCGGCGTGGTGATCGTGGCTGCGGTGGCCGTCTACGCCCGCCGCGAGATCGACCGGCGGCCGGCCCGCTTCGACCGACCCGGGGTCCTCGACTCCGCCCTCGAGGAGGCCCGATGA
- the lexA gene encoding transcriptional repressor LexA produces the protein MTGKKTPGKAAVREFPDGPPDATGLTPRQQRILATIKDSIEVRGYPPSMREIGAAVGLTSTSSVAHQLRMLEEKGFLKRDPNRPRAIEVFLPEVMAARRSISGAEESSVDETGVGDANPQATNVPVVGRIAAGGPILAEERVEDVFPLPRQLVGDGQLFLLEVSGESMIDAAICNGDYVVIRQQNTAENGEIVAAMIDGEATVKTFQRKEGKVWLLPHNASFDPIDGTHATILGKVTAVLRRV, from the coding sequence ATGACGGGCAAGAAGACTCCCGGCAAGGCAGCCGTGCGCGAGTTCCCCGACGGCCCGCCGGACGCCACCGGCCTCACCCCGCGTCAGCAGCGGATCCTGGCCACCATCAAGGACTCCATCGAGGTCCGCGGCTATCCGCCCAGCATGCGCGAGATCGGCGCGGCGGTGGGCCTCACCAGCACCTCGAGCGTGGCCCACCAGCTGCGGATGCTGGAGGAGAAGGGCTTCCTCAAGCGCGACCCGAACCGCCCCCGCGCGATCGAGGTGTTCCTGCCCGAGGTGATGGCGGCACGCCGTTCCATCTCCGGGGCCGAGGAGAGCAGCGTCGACGAGACCGGCGTCGGCGATGCCAACCCGCAGGCCACCAACGTCCCGGTCGTCGGGCGGATCGCCGCCGGCGGACCGATCCTCGCCGAGGAGCGCGTCGAAGACGTCTTCCCGCTCCCGCGCCAGCTCGTCGGCGACGGTCAACTCTTCCTGCTCGAGGTCAGTGGCGAGTCGATGATCGACGCTGCCATCTGCAACGGCGACTACGTGGTGATCCGCCAGCAGAACACCGCGGAGAACGGCGAGATCGTGGCCGCGATGATCGACGGCGAGGCGACGGTCAAGACGTTCCAGCGCAAGGAGGGGAAGGTCTGGCTGCTGCCGCACAACGCGTCGTTCGACCCGATCGACGGCACCCACGCCACCATCCTCGGCAAGGTCACCGCGGTGCTGCGTCGGGTCTGA
- a CDS encoding MXAN_6640 family putative metalloprotease, which translates to MAAPTPMDNPGLSSSPTDPADPAAPGEPTALAEDALATVEDLLEDGTATPETLADPGTTTADGATSTVTESDLTLALRDLAVRASSLTGEERAEAERLLARPAGDGSTGKCSLHGTYGDVTCYREAATPKSTCSDVVCVHWVNKGSALGAGEKGDSYNAVPTEDDGPGGAWDGTAGDGIPDYVEVVLAEMSHVVGTYADAGYRSVVSDDGLGGNDLPDIYLGEIGQQGLYGYCTTDDPAVLEDDQDGTAHVASWAYCVLDNDYAASEFPAHTPLGNMQVTAAHEYFHAVQYAYDVDEDSWILEATATWAEDYLYDDVNDNVNYLRYGPLGRPAQSLDTFGGSAHYGTWIFFRYLTDRYPAATAGLPDLIRELWESLAHDGAGAKGYYSVQGVEKALAARGTTLNRVFPRFAADNRRPNRTYDEAAANKYPTAPLSKRVKLTKKRVRTVQTSRLDHLAARHYRFVPGARGNWALRVGVDLNDVAQGGAVLATVKKRGQPATTHRIWLKKDGDRFKRFDFRRSQVKWIEISIVNASTRYRCDLGYPWSRTCQGVPRDDARKQVVRAALVR; encoded by the coding sequence GTGGCTGCACCGACCCCGATGGACAACCCCGGGCTGAGCAGCTCGCCGACGGACCCGGCCGATCCTGCGGCACCGGGTGAGCCGACCGCCCTGGCCGAGGACGCGCTGGCAACGGTGGAGGACCTGCTCGAGGACGGCACTGCCACGCCCGAGACGTTGGCCGATCCCGGCACCACCACCGCCGACGGCGCGACCAGCACGGTGACCGAGTCCGACCTGACCCTGGCGCTGCGCGACCTGGCGGTGCGCGCCAGCTCGCTGACCGGCGAGGAGCGGGCGGAGGCGGAGCGGCTGCTGGCCCGACCTGCCGGCGACGGCAGCACCGGCAAGTGCTCGCTGCACGGCACCTATGGCGACGTCACCTGCTACCGCGAGGCCGCGACCCCGAAGAGCACCTGCTCCGACGTGGTCTGCGTGCACTGGGTGAACAAGGGATCGGCCCTCGGCGCCGGCGAGAAGGGCGACAGCTACAACGCGGTCCCCACCGAGGACGACGGCCCGGGCGGCGCGTGGGACGGCACCGCCGGCGACGGCATCCCCGACTACGTCGAGGTCGTGCTCGCCGAGATGAGCCACGTGGTGGGCACCTACGCCGACGCGGGCTATCGCAGCGTGGTCTCCGACGACGGGCTCGGCGGCAACGACCTGCCCGACATCTACCTCGGCGAGATCGGCCAGCAGGGCCTCTACGGCTACTGCACCACCGACGACCCGGCTGTCCTCGAGGACGACCAGGACGGCACCGCGCACGTCGCGAGCTGGGCCTACTGCGTCCTCGACAACGACTACGCCGCCAGCGAGTTCCCCGCGCACACGCCGCTGGGGAACATGCAGGTGACGGCGGCCCACGAGTACTTCCACGCCGTGCAGTACGCCTACGACGTGGACGAGGACTCCTGGATCCTCGAAGCGACCGCGACGTGGGCCGAGGACTACCTCTACGACGACGTCAACGACAACGTGAACTACCTGCGCTACGGGCCGCTCGGGCGTCCGGCGCAGTCGCTCGACACCTTCGGCGGGTCCGCCCACTACGGCACCTGGATCTTCTTCCGCTACCTGACCGACCGCTACCCTGCCGCCACCGCCGGGCTGCCCGACCTGATCCGCGAGCTGTGGGAGTCCCTCGCGCACGACGGCGCGGGCGCGAAGGGCTACTACAGCGTGCAGGGCGTCGAGAAGGCGCTCGCGGCCCGCGGCACGACACTCAACCGGGTCTTCCCGCGGTTCGCGGCCGACAACCGGCGACCGAACCGGACGTACGACGAGGCCGCGGCGAACAAGTACCCGACCGCCCCGCTGAGCAAGCGGGTCAAGCTGACCAAGAAGCGGGTCCGCACCGTGCAGACCTCCCGCCTGGACCACCTGGCCGCGCGGCACTACCGATTCGTCCCGGGCGCCCGCGGCAACTGGGCGCTGCGGGTCGGCGTCGACCTCAACGACGTGGCCCAGGGCGGAGCGGTGCTCGCCACCGTCAAGAAGCGCGGCCAACCCGCCACGACCCACCGGATCTGGCTGAAGAAGGACGGCGACCGGTTCAAGCGGTTCGACTTCCGGCGCAGCCAGGTGAAGTGGATCGAGATCAGCATCGTCAATGCCAGCACCCGCTACCGCTGCGACCTGGGCTACCCGTGGAGCCGGACCTGCCAGGGCGTGCCACGCGACGACGCCCGCAAGCAGGTGGTCCGCGCCGCACTCGTGCGCTGA
- a CDS encoding LysM peptidoglycan-binding domain-containing protein encodes MSTITLSPVSRTTPARDVRRATSSRRPGVRLTRRGRAVVFALGLMVAFGLGIWLASGSIATSEQGEAPVEVVTVGHGDTLWEIASDAAASTGDGDVRSVMDRIQELNALDSSVVYAGQDLRVPTE; translated from the coding sequence ATGAGCACGATCACCCTTTCCCCCGTTTCCCGTACGACGCCGGCCCGCGACGTCCGCCGTGCGACGAGCTCACGCCGACCGGGTGTCCGGCTCACCCGCCGCGGGCGTGCCGTGGTCTTCGCGCTCGGGCTGATGGTCGCCTTCGGCCTCGGCATCTGGCTGGCCTCCGGCTCGATCGCCACCTCCGAGCAGGGAGAGGCGCCGGTCGAGGTGGTCACCGTCGGGCACGGCGACACGCTGTGGGAGATCGCGAGCGACGCCGCGGCGAGCACCGGCGACGGCGACGTCCGCTCGGTGATGGACCGCATCCAGGAGCTCAACGCCCTGGACTCGAGCGTGGTCTACGCCGGTCAGGACCTGCGCGTCCCGACCGAGTGA